From the genome of Triticum aestivum cultivar Chinese Spring chromosome 1A, IWGSC CS RefSeq v2.1, whole genome shotgun sequence:
TCCAGTGGACGTCATGAAGCCCGGGGCTGTCGTGGAGGCGAGGAAGGCGAGGGTGGACATGTACAAGGGGTCGATGCGCCTGGCCGTGGACAAGTGGGGGACGCTCAAGGCCGCCGAGAGCCCTGCGGACTTCAAGGTGAAGGAGGACAACAATGTGTCCTTGGTCGAGTTTGAGCTCATCACTGTGATGCAGTGATTGAAGAGGGCTCCTCCTCCCCCTtgcctaggaggaggaggaggaggaggaggcagaggaggctcAGCAGCTGTTAGGCTGAGCACAAAGCAATAAGTCGGCCAATCATGGCTCATGTTCTtcaccccctcccccctctctctgttTACTCTTTATTTGCTGAAAGTTTTGCTAGTCCTGCTACCTTGGATTAATTGTCGTTAGTAATACCATATATGTTTGTGAGGAGTTGCATCCAGATTGTTGTGAGTGAGCCCTGCCATCTCTTTGTGTTAGACCTGGTATATCAATTAACTAATTATGTTAAGCACTGGTGACATATATCTATGAAACTCCTTCACAGGCGACATTTTGCTGAACGACATGCGCACGATGGCTTGCCCATGGATGGTACGATATGACATGTCGTGCGTCTTTTGGTTGGCAACTGTGGTCCGTGTAGCCACGCTCTATATCCATGAGCTGCTTGTGTTGCCTTGGTGAGCGAAGTGATGTTTTGCTTGCCTGAATGTTGAGTGTTAACTGATCatcatgatgatgataatgatttTGTAGTGCAACAGCCACACCACTATGTTGTGTTGTGGTCTGGTCTTTGTTCTTGTGCATTATGATGGGTCAGCcaaagaagagagaagcatgccATGGTGGCTGTCTGTTGTTGCAGTGGTTGCAAATGTTGTGCTGTCTTGCTAGCTGGTAATAATTGTAGTAATGTGTTGTGCTTGTGATTGGGCCACCCACATCATCACCTTGATTTATCTTGTTGGATGTGGATAATGTAAAGTAACAACAAGGTGACCCATAATGCCGCGGTGGGCGGTACCACGGTGTTTTGTGCAGTACACCAAAAAAATAACAGTGATAATGATGTAGGTTTTGTTTCCTGAGCTACGGCAAACCCTCCATTTAGGCCCTTTTTTggacagaaaaagaaagaaacggCGGTAATATATGCACATATGACTATAATTTTCCGTAAATCCAAAACAGTAATGATGAAAAAATACGATTTCATTTTGCCAGACCATATTCTTTGCTATGGTAGGTCATTTAGGGTGCTACGTCTAGTCGAACCCCTATGGTGTTGTATGGGTCATGCCTTCGCGGTGTTGAAGCATCATTCTTTAACAAATTCAGCTACATCTTCCGCATGGTTCTGAAAATAAAAAGTAAAGAATGGGCCAGTTGTTTTTTCATTGTTAACCCCAAAGAATATGGCTTCTTTGCCTTTTAATTACTACTAGCAAAGCACACATAAAAAAGGCATGATTGATTACTTGGAATGAGCAGGCTGGTTGTTTTTTCCTTGAACTCTAAAAAAATGGGTGGTTTACCCTTTTAGCAAAGCACACAAAAAGGCAGCGTTACTTACTTTTATGGAATGGAAAACTCCTAAAAATCCCAGCAGTCGACTGATGTTTGTTAACCAAAACAAGAAAGGAGTATAGCGGTCACGCATATGACAAATTTAAACAGAGTACTTCACGCTAAAAACATCTCGCCGGAGTTCATCAACTCAACACACCATAGTTCACCACACATAGCATAGGGGAACCGAAACATAGCATATAGGGGATCTACTAGTCGTCGAAGCCGGGGGTGGGCGGGGGACTACTTCACCGAGGTTCTactcatccgagtcagagtcatccGAGTCGGAGTCATCGTCCTCATCGTCTTCGTCACTGGAGATGACCTCGGTGGGCAGCGGCTTCCCTCCGTGAATGGTGTCGTAGATGAGGTCgtcgtagatctggctttggaggtcATACTCCTCCCATAGCACACAAGAAGGCAGGGTTACTTACTTTTTTTTTTGGAATGAAAAACTCTTAAAAATTCCAGCGGTTGACTGGTGTTTGTTAATAAAAAGAAGAAAGGAGTATGAAAGTAGGAAGGTGGGAGGGGGAAGCGAAGGAAGCGAGTGAGCGGTTTACTTTTGTAGTTCCCTTCCCTACACACTCATGCAAGCGGTTTATTCTTGCGGTGTCCCCATGACGCTTGTGCTTCAGTCGATGTTGTTGTCATCGTTGTCACGGTGGTCGAGTTTGGGTTGCGTTTGTGACGGTACTCATATTTTTTTCCGTTGTTAACCGAAAGAATATGGCTCGTCTGCCTTTTAATTGCTAGCAAAGCACACATAGAAAGGCATGACTGATTACTTGGGATGAGCAGGCTGGTTGTTTTTGTCCTGAACCCCAGAAAATCGCCCTTTTAGCAAAGCAGAAGAAAAGGCAGGGTTACTTACTTTTTTTGGAAATGGGAAACTCTTAAAAATTCCAGCAGTTGACTGGTGTTTGTTAatcaaaagaataaaagaaaagaaaaaagaagaacaaagaagTATGAGAGCAGGAAGGTGGGAGGGGAAAGCGAGTGAGCAGTTTATTCTTGCGGTTCCCTTTCCCACACGCTCATGCAAGCGGTTTATTCTTGCAGTGTCTCCGCGACACTTGTGCTTCGTTGATGTTGTCGTCATCGTAGTCAAGTTTGGGTTGCTTTTGTTGCGGATTGGGTGCTGGGTTTCGCATCCATGCCTTGCGATGTCATGTTGTTTAGAGTTCTTCGGCGAGGCACGCCCCTGTGGCGTGACAGGGGGCGTGCCTTTTTACCCTTTTAGTGTACTAGCACACTAATGAAAAAGGCATGTGTTACTTACTTTGGAGTGAAAAAAGTCTTGATTACATATGATTGATAATGTCAGTCGACCGGTGTGTGTTTGTTTGTTAATTATATTAGTATATATaaataaaataagaaaaggaaaggaaaaggaatatgaaagcagTAAGGTGGAAGGGGAAAGCGAAGGGTTTATTCTTCCATTTGTGTTGTAGAAAGAAGTCGTCATTTTCTTCCGTTGCCTTGCCTACGCACGCGcctccttcttctttctttcttgtgccgacacacagagagagagaaccCATTGTCTATCATCATcagcatccatccatccaccaaAACAAATATTCCACCTTTCCTTTTTGTTTCCAGATTACCGGAGGAATGATGAGTTGATTCATTCTCACTATCCACTCCAAAATCTACTCGAGCTCACCTCATCCATCCACCAAAAAGGCAGGGTTACTTACTTTTATGGAATGGAAAACTCTTAAAAATTCCAGCAATTGACTTGTGTTTATTAATCAAAAGAAGAAAGGAGGATAGCGATCCCGCATATGATAGAAATTTAAACAAAGTACTTCGCGCTAGAAACATCTCGCAGGAGTTCATCAACCCAACACATCATAGTTCACCACGCATAGCATAGGGGAGTTTTTGCAAACCATAATAATTATACATAGCATAGGGGCACCGAAACATAGCATAGGGGATCTACTAGTCGCCGGAGCTGGGGGTGGGCGGGGTCTACTTCACCGGGGTTCTACTCATCGGAGTCAGAGTCATCGCCCTCGTCATTGTCGTCGCTGGAGATGACCTCGGCGGGTAGCGGCTTCCCTCCATAAATGGTGTCGTAGATGAGGTCGCAGTAGATCCGGCTTTGGAGTTGGTACTCATCCCAGAGCGTCAGCAGCCGCACAGCCGCAACCGCATCTTTGGCATCGGCGGCGGTCCTCGCCTGAAACCACGCCCACTCGGCCTCCCACTGGCACTCCCACTGGCACTGGATCGCCGAGTCGAAGAGCCGGTCGCAGCGCCGGGAGGTCTTCCACGCACGCGACCTCGATCCAGCACTGCGGGACTTGGCGCCACGCGTGCACGCCGCCGCCCGTTGCTTCTTCGACACCGGAGAGCGGAGGCCAGAGTCGCCGGCCTCGTCGTCGTTCTGGCGCTTGCGGGCGAAGAAGCCGCCGCGCGCACCGCCTCCACCGCGACACCCGAAGCCACCGCGATCGCCGAACCCCCTTCCGCCGCCACGCCCCGCACCGGCGGACGCCATGGTAGCTTCGATCCGGCAGAAAACAGGCCGCAAAAGGCCGTCGCTCGATTTCTCACTGGAGTACACGAAAGGCGGCGGAGAGGGCTAGAGGAAATGGAGGGCGGATACCCTAAATTGGCCGGAAGCCGGCATATATACCGgattgggggaggggggggggagggggctttTCATGGGCCAGGACTTTTTTGGGGTATCTGCTCGGGCCGATTATTTGGGTCGTCCCGTATAACGGCCGGAAAAGCGTAGTTTACCGGC
Proteins encoded in this window:
- the LOC123183920 gene encoding uncharacterized protein At4g28440, with protein sequence MTFDKVEELRPGTYGHNLQLRVLSSKPVVLHRPQGGRAGGNMRIAECIVGDDTGVVVFTARNEQVDVMKPGAVVEARKARVDMYKGSMRLAVDKWGTLKAAESPADFKVKEDNNVSLVEFELITVMQ